From Streptomyces sp. TLI_053, a single genomic window includes:
- a CDS encoding antibiotic biosynthesis monooxygenase, with amino-acid sequence MAVTYGFHATMTARPGLGGPLADLLLTGLDQGNPGADEHCLVYLVSRSAADPDRVHVVEGWTSEAEHHRAFEGGPARALLARVAELLVGEAEFTDLVPVGGRAAAR; translated from the coding sequence ATGGCCGTCACCTACGGGTTCCACGCCACCATGACCGCCCGGCCGGGCCTCGGCGGACCCCTCGCCGACCTGCTGCTGACCGGGCTCGACCAGGGCAACCCCGGGGCCGACGAGCACTGCCTCGTCTACCTGGTCTCGCGCTCGGCCGCCGACCCGGACCGCGTCCACGTTGTCGAAGGCTGGACGAGCGAGGCCGAACACCACCGTGCCTTCGAGGGTGGGCCGGCCCGTGCGCTCCTCGCCCGCGTCGCAGAACTCCTGGTCGGGGAGGCGGAGTTCACCGACCTCGTACCGGTCGGTGGCAGGGCCGCCGCACGCTGA
- a CDS encoding AraC family transcriptional regulator codes for MSLDEMRTLVARHARPDSTTALDGVLVSRIDRPGLPAPTMSGTVFAVVAQGSKRLALGDRLYTYGAGQYLVASVDLPVTGQFTEIGPGRPALGVGLLLEPSVIAELLLRAGPGDVPRDTGAPSGIAVGDASGALLDAVVRLLRLLDEPRDRAVLAPLLKREILWRLITGEQGATVRQLGLADSGLSHVSRAVRWIREHYAEPFRVEDVARLSGLSASAFYRNFQAVTAMSPIQFQKQIRLQEARLLLATHPGDVTGVGRRVGYDSASQFSREYRRQFGEAPSRDAARLREDGGAPTAVLP; via the coding sequence ATGTCCCTCGACGAAATGCGCACCCTGGTCGCCCGGCACGCCCGCCCGGACTCCACCACCGCCCTCGACGGCGTGCTGGTCTCCCGGATCGACCGACCGGGGCTCCCGGCACCCACCATGTCCGGAACCGTGTTCGCGGTCGTCGCCCAGGGTTCCAAACGCCTGGCGCTCGGCGACCGCCTCTACACCTACGGCGCCGGGCAGTACCTGGTCGCCTCCGTCGACCTCCCGGTCACCGGGCAGTTCACCGAGATCGGCCCCGGCCGGCCGGCGCTGGGCGTCGGCCTGCTGCTGGAACCGTCGGTGATCGCCGAACTGCTGCTCCGGGCCGGGCCCGGGGACGTCCCCCGCGACACGGGCGCACCGTCGGGCATCGCCGTCGGCGACGCCTCCGGGGCCCTGCTCGACGCGGTGGTCCGACTGCTGCGTCTGCTGGACGAACCCCGCGACCGGGCCGTGCTCGCCCCGCTGCTGAAGCGGGAGATCCTGTGGCGGCTGATCACCGGGGAACAGGGTGCGACGGTCCGTCAGCTCGGCCTTGCCGACTCCGGGCTGAGCCACGTCTCGCGCGCCGTGCGCTGGATCCGCGAACACTACGCCGAACCGTTCCGGGTCGAGGACGTGGCCAGGCTGTCCGGTCTGAGTGCCTCCGCGTTCTACCGCAACTTCCAGGCGGTGACGGCGATGAGCCCGATCCAGTTCCAGAAGCAGATCCGGCTCCAGGAGGCCCGGCTGCTGCTCGCCACCCACCCCGGGGACGTGACCGGCGTGGGGCGACGGGTGGGGTACGACAGCGCCTCGCAGTTCAGCCGCGAGTACCGGCGGCAGTTCGGCGAGGCGCCGAGCCGGGACGCGGCCCGACTGCGGGAGGACGGGGGCGCCCCGACCGCCGTGCTCCCGTGA
- a CDS encoding SDR family oxidoreductase, whose amino-acid sequence MNTILITGASSGYGRRTALHFHARGWQVVAAVRTPRPDTLPVSERLRVVELDVTRPESIAAGFEAAGPVDVLVNNAGIPAIGVFEGTPMARVREVFETNTFGVMATTQAVLPGFRERGSGVVVNVTSSVVLGHMPLSALYKASKSAVEGFTASLALELAPFGVRAATVQPGACLTTNFARRATADGAAGDGAAGAAVPAPYAEWADRAMAGFTAQELFTTEEDVAEAVWRAVHDTTGQLRFPAGPDAHRLAEAR is encoded by the coding sequence ATGAACACCATCCTGATCACCGGCGCGTCGTCCGGGTACGGCCGGCGGACCGCCCTGCACTTCCACGCCCGGGGCTGGCAGGTCGTCGCGGCCGTGCGCACGCCGCGCCCGGACACGCTCCCGGTCTCCGAGCGCCTGCGCGTCGTCGAGCTCGACGTGACCCGGCCCGAGAGCATCGCCGCCGGCTTCGAGGCCGCGGGGCCCGTCGACGTCCTGGTCAACAACGCGGGCATCCCGGCGATCGGGGTGTTCGAGGGGACGCCGATGGCCCGGGTGCGGGAGGTGTTCGAGACCAACACCTTCGGTGTCATGGCCACCACGCAGGCGGTGCTGCCCGGGTTCCGTGAGCGCGGCAGCGGCGTCGTGGTCAATGTGACCTCCAGCGTGGTGCTCGGCCACATGCCGCTCTCCGCCCTGTACAAGGCCAGCAAATCCGCCGTCGAGGGGTTCACGGCGTCGCTCGCGCTCGAACTCGCGCCGTTCGGGGTGCGGGCGGCGACGGTCCAGCCGGGCGCCTGCCTCACGACGAACTTCGCGCGCCGGGCGACCGCCGACGGGGCGGCCGGCGACGGGGCGGCCGGCGCGGCGGTCCCGGCACCCTACGCCGAGTGGGCCGACCGGGCGATGGCCGGCTTCACCGCGCAGGAGCTCTTCACCACCGAGGAGGACGTGGCCGAGGCGGTGTGGCGAGCGGTGCACGACACCACCGGGCAGCTCCGCTTCCCGGCCGGGCCCGACGCGCACCGGCTCGCCGAGGCCAGGTGA